The following proteins are encoded in a genomic region of Diadema setosum chromosome 10, eeDiaSeto1, whole genome shotgun sequence:
- the LOC140234130 gene encoding GDP-fucose protein O-fucosyltransferase 1-like isoform X2: MKVLDRSSIIASVLLAVTVLFRLVLARNVGTELEWDPRGYILYCPCSGRFSNQVDLLLGSMFFAKTLDRVLVLPPFIDYQHVVGRTKDNLYIPVKDYFDIEKLREYHQHIVTFEDFMYELAPTHWPLDQRVAYCSNKAAEGNGGICPRTGNPFGTFWAAQNIEFVKSEIWSGDLHYNVDYEPWRVMWGDTFPPSEHPVLAFMNAPTTSPLQPDKNFLHGFLQWSADIIAEGDKYIEENIQRPYVGLHLRNGADWARTCDLADGSMQRLLSSHQCLGLHSKTNVYRQLCMQSEELVIEEVQALLEKEPDIKTIFIATDHVSMQDDLQQEFPDLRVVTLDPEKPQSDMYVLGEADHFLGNCVSAFTAFVRRHRDEAGLGTSYLGMSKRNKYTVHDEF; encoded by the exons ATGAAGGTGCTGGATCGAAGCTCCATCATCGCCAGCGTCCTGCTGGCAGTGACAGTCCTCTTTCGGTTGGTCCTGGCCCGGAATGTCGGGACAGAGCTTGAGTGGGACCCGCGGGGTTACATCCTCTACTGCCCATGTTCCG GCCGATTCAGTAACCAAGTGGATCTGCTGCTAGGCTCGATGTTTTTCGCTAAGACTCTCGATCGCGTGCTCGTCCTCCCTCCCTTCATTGACTACCAACACGTGGTCGGCAGAACGAAAGATAAC CTTTATATACCGGTGAAGGATTACTTCGACATCGAGAAGCTCCGCGAGTACCACCAGCACATCGTCACCTTCGAGGACTTCATGTACGAGTTGGCCCCCACGCACTGGCCGCTCGACCAGCGGGTCGCCTACTGCTCCAACAAGGCCGCCGAGGGCAACGGCGGAATCTGCCCAAGG aCCGGAAATCCGTTCGGAACTTTTTGGGCTGCGCAAAACATCGAATTCGTCAAGTCTGAGATCTGGTCAGGCGACCTTCATTACAACGTGGACTACGAACCTTGGAGGGTGATGTGGGGCGACAC GTTCCCGCCTTCCGAACATCCCGTACTTGCCTTCATGAACGCCCCGACCACCAGCCCGTTGCAGCCGGACAAGAACTTCCTTCACGGCTTCCTGCAGTGGTCAGCCGACATCATCGCCGAGGGCGACAAGTACATCGAGGAGAACATCCAGAGGCCCTACGTCGGGTTGCACCTCCGCAACGGGGCGGACTGG GCGCGCACCTGTGACCTTGCCGACGGCTCGATGCAACGCCTCCTGTCTTCCCACCAGTGCCTGGGGCTGCATTCCAAGACCAACGTGTACAGGCAGCTCTGCATGCAGTCGGAGGAGCTGGTTATCGAAGAG GTTCAAGCTCTTTTAGAGAAAGAACCCGACATCAAAACGATATTCATCGCAACCGATCACGTTTCGATGCAAGACGATTTGCAGCAGGAGTTTCCAGAC ttaAGAGTGGTGACCCTTGACCCGGAAAAGCCTCAAAGTGACATGTATGTGCTGGGCGAGGCCGACCACTTTCTCGGAAACTGTGTCAGCGCCTTTACCGCCTTCGTGCGTCGCCATAGAGACGAGGCGGGGCTCGGCACGTCGTACCTTGGTATGAGCAAGAGAAACAAATACACAGTGCACGACGAGTTCTGA
- the LOC140234130 gene encoding GDP-fucose protein O-fucosyltransferase 1-like isoform X1, protein MKVLDRSSIIASVLLAVTVLFRLVLARNVGTELEWDPRGYILYCPCSGQFSGQVEQLLGTLYFAKSIDRVLILPPFINYPCGRKTHKHQFGLQVSSGTKQGNLYIPVKDYFDIEKLREYHQHIVTFEDFMYELAPTHWPLDQRVAYCSNKAAEGNGGICPRTGNPFGTFWAAQNIEFVKSEIWSGDLHYNVDYEPWRVMWGDTFPPSEHPVLAFMNAPTTSPLQPDKNFLHGFLQWSADIIAEGDKYIEENIQRPYVGLHLRNGADWARTCDLADGSMQRLLSSHQCLGLHSKTNVYRQLCMQSEELVIEEVQALLEKEPDIKTIFIATDHVSMQDDLQQEFPDLRVVTLDPEKPQSDMYVLGEADHFLGNCVSAFTAFVRRHRDEAGLGTSYLGMSKRNKYTVHDEF, encoded by the exons ATGAAGGTGCTGGATCGAAGCTCCATCATCGCCAGCGTCCTGCTGGCAGTGACAGTCCTCTTTCGGTTGGTCCTGGCCCGGAATGTCGGGACAGAGCTTGAGTGGGACCCGCGGGGTTACATCCTCTACTGCCCATGTTCCG GTCAGTTTTCCGGTCAAGTGGAGCAGCTTTTGGGTACTTTGTATTTTGCTAAAAGTATCGACCGAGTGTTAATTTTGCCGCCATTCATCAACTACCCATGTGGACGCAAGACGCACAAGCACCAATTCGGACTGCAGGTTTCGTCCGGAACGAAACAGGGAAAT CTTTATATACCGGTGAAGGATTACTTCGACATCGAGAAGCTCCGCGAGTACCACCAGCACATCGTCACCTTCGAGGACTTCATGTACGAGTTGGCCCCCACGCACTGGCCGCTCGACCAGCGGGTCGCCTACTGCTCCAACAAGGCCGCCGAGGGCAACGGCGGAATCTGCCCAAGG aCCGGAAATCCGTTCGGAACTTTTTGGGCTGCGCAAAACATCGAATTCGTCAAGTCTGAGATCTGGTCAGGCGACCTTCATTACAACGTGGACTACGAACCTTGGAGGGTGATGTGGGGCGACAC GTTCCCGCCTTCCGAACATCCCGTACTTGCCTTCATGAACGCCCCGACCACCAGCCCGTTGCAGCCGGACAAGAACTTCCTTCACGGCTTCCTGCAGTGGTCAGCCGACATCATCGCCGAGGGCGACAAGTACATCGAGGAGAACATCCAGAGGCCCTACGTCGGGTTGCACCTCCGCAACGGGGCGGACTGG GCGCGCACCTGTGACCTTGCCGACGGCTCGATGCAACGCCTCCTGTCTTCCCACCAGTGCCTGGGGCTGCATTCCAAGACCAACGTGTACAGGCAGCTCTGCATGCAGTCGGAGGAGCTGGTTATCGAAGAG GTTCAAGCTCTTTTAGAGAAAGAACCCGACATCAAAACGATATTCATCGCAACCGATCACGTTTCGATGCAAGACGATTTGCAGCAGGAGTTTCCAGAC ttaAGAGTGGTGACCCTTGACCCGGAAAAGCCTCAAAGTGACATGTATGTGCTGGGCGAGGCCGACCACTTTCTCGGAAACTGTGTCAGCGCCTTTACCGCCTTCGTGCGTCGCCATAGAGACGAGGCGGGGCTCGGCACGTCGTACCTTGGTATGAGCAAGAGAAACAAATACACAGTGCACGACGAGTTCTGA